A genomic stretch from Vibrio cortegadensis includes:
- a CDS encoding response regulator, translated as MMSVQKLVIVEDDLKLQSMLNDYFLKQGFNVITVGDGNEAPQVILNENPDLVLLDLMLPGQDGLTICRQIRNDYRGKILMLTASDDDFDHVAALETGMDDFVSKPVKPRVLLARIRMLLRRAESTSVVENKNELHFGQLKLNKAHRSCELGAQNIVMTDSEFDLLLLLASSAEEVLSRDVLTKLLRGIEYDGIDRTVDNKIVALRKKLGDVSVPPRKIITVRGKGYLFIPDAWEN; from the coding sequence ATTATGTCCGTTCAAAAACTCGTTATCGTTGAAGATGATTTAAAACTTCAGTCAATGCTCAATGATTACTTTTTAAAACAAGGGTTTAACGTAATTACTGTGGGGGATGGAAATGAAGCTCCGCAGGTTATCCTCAATGAAAATCCAGATCTTGTGTTACTCGACCTCATGTTGCCTGGCCAAGATGGACTGACAATTTGTAGACAGATCAGAAATGACTATAGAGGTAAGATTTTGATGCTTACTGCAAGTGATGATGATTTTGATCATGTGGCCGCTCTAGAGACTGGAATGGATGATTTTGTGAGTAAACCGGTCAAGCCAAGGGTTCTCTTAGCTCGTATCCGTATGTTGTTACGTAGGGCAGAGAGTACTTCTGTGGTCGAAAACAAGAATGAATTACATTTTGGACAACTGAAGTTAAATAAAGCGCATCGTAGTTGTGAACTTGGTGCTCAGAACATTGTGATGACAGACAGCGAATTTGACCTGCTACTTTTACTCGCATCATCAGCGGAAGAGGTGCTGTCTCGGGATGTGCTCACTAAGTTACTTAGAGGCATCGAGTATGATGGCATTGATAGAACCGTCGATAATAAGATCGTCGCTCTAAGAAAAAAGCTGGGTGATGTGAGTGTGCCACCAAGGAAAATCATCACTGTTCGCGGTAAAGGGTATCTGTTTATCCCTGATGCATGGGAAAACTAG
- a CDS encoding ATP-binding protein, giving the protein MRRIYLESFFGLILLFFMSLVGYEIVIYQINTDYDYILQEYEAEAYLDTIDTISDGQGKEAALEALHNFTSKTRQILTTIPSGSESKEVRDGIAAHVDQRFYYDDERILWFTINNSNDIYTMDVDADAPLIQKIDFDDNIVWIFFIFGFALYCVLLIWFLSRRIRELERVTLAFADGDFNARAPLKGSKKVGTLNQSFNHMADKISGLITSNRALTNAVAHELRTPIFRVQWQAEILSDTNLDKEQQKTIASIIEDTEEMEAMVDELLYYARVERPDTDLNLQSISINEWITDQIIRWRKDTKINIKSDLFAVETYLTADSHLLKRALDNLVRNGCKFAQQNIHLVLSKDEGYICIEVHDDGEGVNEKHWPYLFDAFYSADSARNKKKSGHGLGLAIVKQITDRHRGKVSISHSYLGGACFVVKIPNDV; this is encoded by the coding sequence ATGCGAAGAATATATTTAGAGTCATTCTTTGGGCTTATATTACTTTTTTTTATGAGTTTAGTGGGCTATGAAATCGTTATTTATCAAATTAATACCGATTACGATTATATTTTACAAGAGTACGAAGCTGAGGCTTACCTAGACACCATTGATACAATATCTGATGGACAAGGAAAAGAAGCTGCGTTAGAAGCCCTGCATAACTTCACCAGTAAAACACGCCAAATACTGACCACTATACCTTCAGGTAGTGAGTCAAAAGAAGTTCGAGATGGAATCGCTGCTCATGTGGATCAGCGATTTTATTATGATGATGAACGCATTTTATGGTTTACGATAAACAATAGTAATGACATCTATACAATGGATGTTGATGCTGATGCACCGTTAATTCAGAAAATAGATTTTGATGACAATATCGTTTGGATATTTTTTATTTTTGGATTTGCTCTTTATTGCGTGCTTCTTATCTGGTTTTTAAGTCGCAGAATACGTGAATTAGAAAGAGTCACCTTGGCTTTTGCTGATGGTGATTTTAATGCGCGAGCACCTTTAAAAGGTTCAAAAAAAGTTGGAACTTTAAATCAAAGCTTTAACCACATGGCTGATAAAATTTCAGGTTTGATTACCAGTAACCGAGCGTTAACTAATGCGGTTGCACATGAGCTAAGAACCCCTATTTTTAGAGTGCAGTGGCAGGCTGAAATATTATCTGATACGAATTTGGATAAAGAACAGCAGAAGACGATTGCAAGCATCATTGAAGATACAGAAGAGATGGAGGCGATGGTTGATGAACTTCTGTATTATGCTCGTGTCGAGAGGCCAGATACAGATTTAAATCTACAGTCGATTTCAATCAATGAATGGATAACAGATCAAATTATTCGTTGGAGGAAAGATACAAAGATCAATATTAAGTCGGATTTGTTTGCGGTCGAAACTTACCTTACAGCAGACTCACATTTACTGAAAAGAGCGTTGGACAATTTAGTTAGAAATGGCTGTAAATTCGCACAGCAGAACATACATCTTGTTCTATCAAAAGATGAGGGCTATATCTGTATTGAAGTTCATGATGACGGTGAAGGAGTCAATGAGAAGCACTGGCCATATTTGTTTGATGCATTTTATAGTGCAGATTCAGCTCGAAACAAAAAGAAATCAGGGCATGGTTTAGGGCTGGCGATAGTCAAGCAAATTACCGATCGTCACCGCGGAAAAGTGAGCATTTCCCACAGTTATTTAGGCGGAGCTTGTTTTGTTGTAAAAATACCAAACGATGTTTGA
- a CDS encoding glycine zipper family protein, which produces MKKIIWLLAVTSTLSACAYNQKPVVDMTGVDANQYDQDFKYCQSYAEQVDKAEAAKTEAKNSAVTGAVVGALVGVLEDGVGGAAVGAVAGGAVGAGAGAATGANDATAVQSKVLRRCLVKKGYTVYDAED; this is translated from the coding sequence ATGAAAAAAATTATCTGGTTACTCGCAGTGACAAGCACTCTATCAGCGTGCGCTTACAACCAAAAACCTGTCGTAGATATGACAGGTGTCGATGCAAATCAATATGACCAAGATTTCAAGTATTGCCAGTCTTATGCAGAGCAAGTTGATAAAGCAGAAGCGGCTAAAACGGAAGCGAAGAATAGCGCAGTGACAGGAGCAGTAGTGGGTGCTCTTGTCGGTGTACTTGAAGATGGTGTCGGTGGGGCAGCTGTTGGTGCCGTTGCCGGAGGTGCTGTTGGTGCCGGAGCAGGAGCAGCAACCGGAGCAAATGATGCGACCGCAGTGCAAAGCAAAGTGTTAAGACGTTGTTTAGTGAAGAAAGGATACACCGTATATGATGCGGAAGATTAA
- a CDS encoding diacylglycerol kinase yields the protein MKPGKTGIARIYDATGYSMKGLKAAWINEAAFRQEVVLCFLLTIATFVFTITDVERVVLIGSLVLILLAELLNSAIEAVVDRIGSEWHELSGRAKDIGSAAVFVSLVFAALTWAIILL from the coding sequence ATGAAACCAGGTAAAACCGGAATTGCTAGAATATATGATGCAACCGGATATTCAATGAAAGGTTTAAAAGCGGCATGGATAAATGAAGCCGCATTCCGACAAGAAGTGGTGCTTTGCTTTTTATTAACAATAGCTACATTTGTTTTTACAATTACCGACGTAGAAAGGGTTGTATTAATTGGTAGCTTAGTTTTAATCCTATTAGCCGAGTTACTTAACTCTGCAATAGAAGCTGTGGTTGACAGAATTGGGTCTGAATGGCACGAGTTGAGTGGCCGAGCAAAAGATATAGGCTCAGCCGCAGTATTTGTTTCGCTTGTTTTTGCCGCTTTAACATGGGCTATTATCCTGCTTTAA
- a CDS encoding phosphoethanolamine transferase, with translation MNYLIKPLFKRKVSYTCVTFILALYFAVVVNIPVYSELSSILNDINGVKVGFVISIPIFFLAALNLIFNLFSWPMITKPFFVIVLILSSVVSYAGYNYGTLFDYNMIANVIETDTSEAGSYLSVYSVVWTLLMGVVPALMLMMTKLSANQNIIKMVLSKLGSMLASVIVIALIAMMYYQDYASVGRNNSALKKAIIPTQFIYSATGFIKDKYFTTPLEYQYIGTDAKQSDEALQDSKSKPTLLVFVVGETARSQNYELNGYSKPTNAFTRDLDVVSFQNVSSCGTATAVSVPCMFSSLTRNNFDRKVADNQDNLLDILNRAKVSVLWKENDGGDKNVAERITKKVVDRSEVNELCDGSTCYDMALLEGFEQDVESLDGNRMIALHLIGSHGPTYYKRYPKEARKFLPDCPRSDIENCSVEEIVNTYDNTILYTDYVISQAIQKLKDLNDKYNTALVYISDHGESLGENGMFLHGMPYGLAPEYQTKVPLMLWMSDGFKQTKKINTSCIKGEASSNKYSQDNIFHSILGVMDVNTNIYNENMDIFNSCRS, from the coding sequence ATGAATTATTTAATTAAGCCTCTCTTTAAAAGAAAGGTTTCATATACTTGTGTCACCTTTATACTCGCTTTGTATTTTGCGGTAGTGGTTAATATCCCTGTTTACAGCGAGCTTAGTTCAATATTGAATGATATCAATGGCGTTAAAGTCGGGTTTGTAATATCAATCCCAATTTTCTTTTTGGCAGCATTGAATCTAATTTTCAATCTGTTTAGTTGGCCGATGATTACAAAGCCATTTTTTGTAATAGTCTTAATTTTATCTAGTGTCGTAAGTTATGCGGGTTATAACTATGGAACTCTGTTTGACTATAATATGATCGCAAACGTTATAGAAACAGATACCAGTGAAGCCGGCTCTTATTTGAGTGTTTACTCCGTTGTGTGGACTCTCTTAATGGGTGTAGTGCCCGCTTTAATGCTAATGATGACGAAGCTGAGTGCGAACCAAAATATCATCAAAATGGTTTTATCTAAACTCGGTTCGATGTTAGCTTCCGTTATAGTGATTGCTTTAATTGCAATGATGTATTATCAAGATTATGCATCAGTAGGCAGAAATAATAGCGCACTTAAAAAAGCAATCATTCCAACTCAGTTTATATACAGCGCGACAGGCTTTATTAAGGATAAATACTTCACAACGCCACTTGAATATCAATATATTGGGACAGATGCAAAACAAAGTGATGAAGCTCTACAGGATTCAAAATCTAAGCCCACTCTGCTTGTATTTGTGGTCGGCGAAACTGCTCGTTCACAAAATTATGAATTAAACGGTTACTCTAAACCTACGAATGCGTTTACTCGCGATTTAGATGTGGTTTCATTTCAAAATGTTAGCTCTTGTGGAACCGCAACCGCCGTTTCTGTTCCATGTATGTTCTCTTCATTAACTAGAAATAATTTCGACCGTAAGGTTGCCGATAATCAAGATAACTTACTCGATATTTTAAATAGAGCGAAGGTGTCAGTGCTTTGGAAAGAGAATGATGGTGGGGATAAAAATGTCGCCGAACGCATTACAAAAAAAGTGGTAGATCGTAGTGAAGTGAATGAACTCTGTGATGGGAGTACATGCTATGACATGGCTCTGTTAGAAGGCTTTGAGCAAGATGTCGAGTCATTAGATGGTAATAGAATGATTGCATTGCACTTAATTGGCAGTCATGGACCAACGTATTATAAGCGTTACCCTAAAGAGGCGAGGAAATTCTTACCCGATTGCCCACGAAGCGATATTGAGAACTGCAGCGTTGAAGAGATAGTTAACACATATGACAATACGATTCTTTACACTGACTATGTCATCAGCCAAGCGATACAAAAGCTAAAAGATCTGAATGATAAATATAATACCGCGCTGGTATATATTTCTGACCATGGTGAATCTCTTGGAGAAAACGGTATGTTCTTACATGGAATGCCGTATGGATTAGCTCCAGAATATCAAACCAAAGTTCCCCTGATGCTTTGGATGTCTGATGGTTTCAAGCAGACTAAAAAGATCAACACTTCGTGCATTAAAGGTGAAGCGAGCAGTAACAAGTATTCTCAGGATAATATATTTCATTCTATTCTTGGTGTAATGGATGTAAATACTAATATCTATAATGAAAACATGGATATATTCAACTCCTGCAGAAGTTAA
- a CDS encoding LTA synthase family protein: MKKLGFYGLKPVVMFSALTLLILTTSRFLLSLWLNERVTDSSGWFFILLQGVRVDIASICWFFLIPALLAALLPTEKAVGRVWVYVQRIWLVIGLWIFVYMELATVPFILEYDLRPNRLFIEYLVYPKEVFGMLFTGYKTELFIGLVGSLITFYYGWKFSGYATKNITMPKLHIRIIMAVLVVLVGVGGARSSLGHRPINPAAVSFSTDPLMNDLVLNSAYSVIFALKNMGSEKNATSMYGMMAKDRIVDLVRESSAISGRFLNETTTLNYNSSSYEGPKKNLVILLQESLGARFVGGLGGLPLTPNLDVLIKEGWSFNQMYATGTRSVRGIEAMTTGFPPTPSRAVVKLSKSQNGFFNIAALLSDYGYMTQFIYGGESHFDNMKSFFLGNGFQNIVDESDYKQPIFTGSWGVSDEDLYNMADQQFTKMNKEDRPFFSLVFTSSNHSPFEYPDGKIEQYDAEKHTRNNTVKYSDYALGKFFEKAKQSEYWDNTIFVVIADHDSRVSATDLIPVDRFHIPAVIVGKDIQPRNDDRLASNIDMPSTLMSLIGVSSVSPMLGHDLTKPLLKEDERAMMQFANNFGYLTRDNLVVLTPGNTPYAYSYDFDKKTQQPMEVNSEVIDIAKANALWGSLAYNQNLYTMPKSSEINKIISEFEKR, translated from the coding sequence ATGAAAAAGCTTGGTTTTTATGGATTGAAACCAGTAGTGATGTTTAGTGCCTTAACTTTACTAATATTAACTACAAGTCGATTTTTGCTTTCTCTATGGCTCAATGAAAGAGTGACAGACTCTTCGGGCTGGTTTTTTATTCTATTACAAGGTGTAAGAGTTGATATAGCTAGTATATGCTGGTTTTTTTTAATTCCGGCATTGCTTGCTGCTCTTCTACCTACAGAAAAAGCTGTAGGTAGAGTATGGGTTTATGTTCAGAGAATTTGGCTCGTAATAGGGCTTTGGATCTTTGTTTATATGGAACTTGCTACCGTTCCATTTATCCTAGAATACGACTTAAGGCCAAATAGGTTATTCATTGAATACTTAGTTTATCCAAAAGAAGTGTTTGGAATGCTCTTTACTGGCTATAAAACAGAATTATTTATTGGGCTAGTTGGGTCGTTAATAACTTTTTATTATGGTTGGAAATTTAGTGGTTATGCGACGAAAAACATTACCATGCCAAAGTTACATATAAGAATCATTATGGCGGTTTTAGTTGTACTTGTTGGTGTTGGGGGAGCTCGTTCATCTCTCGGTCATCGTCCAATAAACCCTGCAGCGGTGTCTTTCTCTACCGATCCATTAATGAATGATTTAGTTTTGAATTCTGCGTACTCGGTCATTTTCGCCTTAAAAAATATGGGCTCAGAAAAAAATGCAACCTCTATGTATGGCATGATGGCTAAGGATAGAATAGTAGACTTAGTGAGAGAATCTTCAGCTATATCTGGACGTTTTTTGAATGAAACTACAACATTAAATTATAATTCATCGAGTTATGAAGGGCCAAAAAAAAATTTGGTTATCTTGTTGCAAGAAAGCTTGGGGGCGAGATTTGTCGGTGGATTGGGTGGCTTACCTTTAACCCCTAATTTGGATGTATTAATTAAGGAAGGTTGGAGTTTTAACCAGATGTACGCAACCGGTACTCGCTCTGTTAGAGGTATTGAAGCGATGACAACGGGGTTTCCGCCAACGCCATCTCGTGCAGTCGTTAAGCTAAGCAAAAGCCAGAATGGATTTTTTAATATAGCAGCTTTACTTTCTGATTATGGCTATATGACTCAATTCATATATGGTGGAGAAAGTCACTTTGATAATATGAAAAGCTTTTTTCTAGGTAATGGTTTTCAAAATATCGTTGATGAGAGTGATTATAAACAACCGATATTTACTGGTTCATGGGGGGTGTCTGATGAAGATTTGTACAACATGGCAGACCAACAATTTACGAAAATGAACAAGGAAGATAGACCTTTTTTCAGCTTAGTTTTCACTTCATCAAATCATAGTCCGTTTGAATACCCTGATGGGAAAATTGAGCAATACGATGCTGAGAAACATACTCGTAATAACACTGTTAAATATTCAGATTATGCACTTGGTAAGTTTTTCGAAAAAGCTAAACAATCTGAGTATTGGGATAATACGATTTTTGTGGTTATTGCTGACCATGATTCAAGAGTAAGCGCGACAGATTTGATTCCTGTCGACAGATTCCATATCCCAGCAGTGATCGTGGGGAAAGATATTCAACCACGAAATGATGATCGCTTGGCGAGCAATATAGATATGCCTTCAACACTGATGTCTTTGATTGGAGTTTCATCAGTTTCACCTATGCTTGGACACGATTTAACGAAACCACTATTGAAAGAAGATGAACGAGCAATGATGCAGTTTGCGAATAACTTTGGTTATCTTACTAGAGACAATTTAGTTGTATTGACACCGGGTAATACACCTTATGCTTACTCATATGACTTCGACAAAAAAACTCAGCAACCGATGGAAGTTAATTCTGAAGTCATTGATATTGCAAAAGCTAACGCATTATGGGGGAGTTTGGCATACAATCAGAACCTATATACCATGCCAAAATCCTCTGAGATAAATAAGATTATATCTGAGTTTGAAAAACGATAA
- a CDS encoding HD-GYP domain-containing protein, which yields MLQEVNLSDLEIGMYIVEIAQQKSNSRLRDPDWVKRQSTIKKLAENGVISVMVNPEKRKYVKSENHIKHLQHKSAFEDLDEASELFIESKSVQRKVFENIQNGLQIDVELVKAATDKSIDMLFKNPNAISCMLNIREKDEYLLEHSLGVAILTAMFARYLNLKKEVIQHMTVGAILHDVGKIDIPDNILHKPARLTHPEFDIMKKHIDHSITRLEKTPGLSKLALSTAALHHEKINGKGYPYGLSGEDIPLNGRIIGICDVFDALTATRCYKQGFTHTKAFTIVRKMAAEGDLDEVLVKKFIDCVGSYPVGAMVELTSDKLAIVDTRNIDDSTKPKVYTFYDLSSRKYSDVVRVDLAEKENVQIVKCIRAEEYGLNFREAIEHINTNKI from the coding sequence GTGCTTCAGGAAGTAAATCTATCCGATCTAGAAATTGGAATGTACATCGTAGAAATCGCGCAACAAAAAAGTAACTCGCGTTTGCGTGATCCCGACTGGGTAAAAAGACAGTCAACCATTAAAAAGCTCGCAGAAAATGGCGTAATAAGTGTCATGGTTAATCCAGAAAAACGTAAATACGTTAAATCTGAAAACCATATAAAACACTTACAGCATAAGAGTGCGTTTGAAGATCTTGATGAAGCAAGTGAGCTTTTTATCGAGTCTAAATCTGTACAAAGAAAAGTTTTTGAAAACATACAAAACGGATTACAAATTGATGTGGAACTTGTGAAAGCAGCCACTGATAAGTCCATAGATATGTTATTCAAAAACCCTAACGCTATCAGCTGTATGCTGAATATTCGTGAAAAAGATGAGTATTTGTTAGAGCACTCGCTAGGTGTTGCTATTCTCACGGCCATGTTTGCTCGTTACCTCAATCTCAAGAAAGAAGTTATTCAGCACATGACTGTCGGTGCAATTTTGCATGATGTCGGTAAAATTGATATTCCAGACAATATTCTGCACAAGCCAGCGCGGTTAACTCATCCAGAGTTCGATATTATGAAAAAACATATCGACCACTCAATCACTAGGTTAGAAAAAACACCAGGGTTATCCAAACTAGCGCTAAGCACTGCCGCTCTGCACCATGAAAAAATCAATGGTAAAGGCTACCCATACGGTTTATCTGGAGAGGATATTCCACTCAATGGCCGAATAATTGGTATTTGTGACGTATTTGACGCATTAACAGCAACACGTTGCTATAAGCAAGGATTTACTCATACTAAAGCATTCACTATTGTGCGCAAAATGGCAGCTGAAGGTGATCTAGACGAAGTGTTAGTTAAAAAATTCATTGATTGCGTGGGCTCATACCCTGTTGGTGCAATGGTTGAATTAACATCTGACAAGCTTGCGATTGTTGACACTCGCAACATAGATGATTCAACGAAGCCGAAAGTCTACACCTTCTATGACTTGAGCTCTCGTAAATACAGTGATGTGGTTCGCGTTGATCTAGCTGAAAAAGAAAATGTACAAATTGTTAAATGCATTCGAGCGGAAGAATATGGCTTAAATTTCCGTGAAGCGATTGAGCATATCAACACAAATAAAATTTAA
- a CDS encoding COG3904 family protein, whose product MNIKLALLTTMVVSSLVGCNSTSSTSTAVSPNSGVFESSCSIPMDGDQPLSFTVEGDIAKVTGVVCDGTPSAFSKMLAANSNIKTLSLINIDGSADDDANLQLGRLIRQSGVTTSIGKTGHVASGGTDLFLAGTKRRLVEGARVGVHSWSDGVKDGGSFPISSPVHKPYLDYYQEMGVPASFYWFTLNVAASDEMHYMTSKEIEQYQLITKVENVGITPVPASLSATYSPALKFDRYTSLVAPNGKPIHIVSQDQITDNQIIRVRSVLSHYLTDYTSSEFGDDKTGVINKMADNGALLMLLNGSDDGSNSASELDGQPLYKNEIQVEGGEWYIKQDYNHRDATYEEILHLVHDYGIGVDQNQSFDGVLPEYQAEIRSAQVTALTQSIWGLGDENKDWITELTQENSLSQEYLAAVVDSYYGLWGAWNSDASGNAALNTADSQKGMWGIYLAKTRAEILIEDPLGAELMTKFFHPYITYNARIDESFNGTFSLKYDASKPYTNHSRYLKDITLTGTNDSNVIINQLDNVITGNSGNNSVIFSGAESDYTITKTDANRYVIVDNQAGRDGKVTVKDIEILKFSNSEQEL is encoded by the coding sequence ATGAATATAAAACTTGCGCTTTTAACCACAATGGTTGTTTCATCTCTTGTTGGTTGTAATTCAACATCTTCAACATCAACAGCGGTCTCTCCTAACTCCGGAGTATTTGAATCAAGCTGCTCAATTCCTATGGATGGTGATCAGCCTCTGTCATTCACAGTGGAAGGGGATATCGCAAAAGTGACTGGGGTTGTTTGTGACGGGACACCATCCGCATTTAGTAAGATGTTGGCAGCGAACTCCAATATAAAAACATTATCACTCATTAATATTGATGGCTCAGCGGACGATGATGCGAACCTACAGTTAGGCAGGCTTATTAGACAAAGTGGAGTTACAACGTCAATTGGGAAAACTGGGCATGTTGCGTCTGGTGGTACCGATCTGTTTCTCGCTGGAACAAAGAGAAGACTCGTAGAAGGTGCTAGAGTGGGAGTGCATTCTTGGAGTGATGGAGTAAAGGATGGTGGGAGCTTTCCTATATCAAGCCCCGTGCATAAGCCATATTTAGATTACTATCAAGAAATGGGGGTTCCTGCGAGTTTCTATTGGTTTACGCTTAATGTCGCTGCGTCAGATGAGATGCACTATATGACGAGCAAAGAGATTGAACAATATCAACTGATCACCAAAGTCGAAAACGTCGGGATTACTCCGGTTCCAGCTTCTCTTTCGGCAACGTATAGTCCGGCACTGAAATTTGACCGCTATACTTCGCTTGTTGCACCAAATGGAAAACCGATTCATATCGTGTCGCAAGATCAGATAACCGATAATCAAATCATCCGAGTACGCTCTGTGTTAAGCCATTATTTAACGGATTACACTTCATCTGAATTTGGGGATGATAAAACGGGTGTCATTAATAAGATGGCAGATAACGGTGCATTATTGATGTTGTTGAATGGCAGTGATGACGGAAGTAACTCAGCGTCAGAACTTGATGGTCAGCCTTTATACAAGAATGAAATCCAAGTTGAAGGGGGAGAGTGGTACATCAAACAAGACTATAATCACCGAGATGCGACATATGAAGAGATTCTGCACTTGGTTCATGATTACGGTATTGGTGTGGATCAAAACCAATCATTTGATGGTGTACTACCTGAGTATCAGGCCGAAATTCGAAGTGCTCAAGTTACAGCACTAACTCAGAGCATATGGGGACTTGGGGACGAAAATAAGGACTGGATCACGGAGCTAACCCAAGAAAATAGTCTCTCTCAAGAATATTTAGCCGCTGTTGTTGATTCGTATTATGGACTATGGGGGGCATGGAATTCGGATGCTTCAGGAAACGCTGCTTTGAATACAGCAGATAGCCAAAAAGGAATGTGGGGAATTTATTTGGCAAAGACTAGGGCGGAAATTCTGATAGAAGATCCTCTTGGTGCTGAACTAATGACTAAATTTTTCCACCCTTACATCACCTATAATGCTCGAATTGATGAGAGTTTTAATGGCACTTTCAGCTTGAAATATGATGCGTCAAAACCTTACACGAATCATTCTCGCTATTTAAAAGATATCACCTTAACAGGTACCAATGATTCTAATGTAATCATTAACCAACTCGATAATGTGATTACAGGTAACTCAGGAAATAATAGCGTTATATTTTCAGGAGCAGAAAGTGATTATACAATAACCAAAACTGACGCGAATCGTTATGTTATCGTAGACAATCAAGCGGGAAGGGATGGCAAAGTGACGGTGAAAGATATTGAGATATTGAAGTTTTCAAATTCTGAACAAGAACTCTAA
- the dcuC gene encoding C4-dicarboxylate transporter DcuC produces MLSIIISLIVTGLVATFVLKGYKAQAILIAGGIVLMVSAMLIGQDLPLPESASTGSQWLDIFHFIKLTFSSQSAGLGLKIMAIAGFAFYMHEIGASEALVRVLTRPLTHIKHMPYLFMAMCFIIGEFLSIFITSASGLGVLLMVTLYPLMRSVGLSRLSACAPIATAVAVEMGPGQGNVNFAAEIIGIDVVDYVVQYQLTVALAALTVIAVLHVLVQKYFDVKSGHIASEHRHLNEQSETVAVSEESSAIAPTIYAILPVIPLVLIFTFSKLMISSIKMDVTTAMLVSIVITLGFEFVRRDNAKAVVDSIQIFFDGMGRQFANVVTFIVAGQVFAQGLKTIGAIDVIVNAAESAGFSPVLMTIVMVAIIMVSAILMGSGNAAFFSFANLVPEIAGKMGIAPVMMLLPMQFVAGMSRNISPIAPNMVAIAGVADVSPFELAKRTTIPMVGGILISVFVSIISF; encoded by the coding sequence ATGTTATCTATTATTATATCTCTGATCGTGACAGGGCTTGTTGCGACTTTTGTACTCAAGGGATACAAGGCTCAAGCCATCTTAATTGCTGGTGGTATTGTTTTGATGGTTTCAGCAATGCTAATTGGGCAGGATTTGCCACTACCAGAAAGTGCTTCTACGGGGTCTCAATGGCTTGATATTTTCCATTTTATTAAGCTCACGTTTTCAAGTCAGAGCGCCGGTTTAGGTCTGAAAATCATGGCAATTGCCGGCTTTGCTTTTTATATGCATGAGATTGGTGCATCAGAGGCATTGGTGCGTGTTCTTACTCGTCCGCTAACTCACATTAAGCATATGCCTTACCTGTTTATGGCGATGTGTTTCATTATTGGTGAGTTTCTTTCTATTTTCATTACAAGTGCATCTGGTTTAGGTGTACTACTAATGGTGACGCTATATCCATTAATGCGAAGTGTTGGTTTAAGTCGTTTGTCTGCATGTGCGCCTATTGCGACTGCGGTTGCGGTAGAGATGGGACCGGGTCAAGGTAACGTGAACTTTGCAGCAGAGATCATTGGTATAGATGTTGTTGATTACGTTGTGCAATATCAATTGACGGTTGCGCTTGCTGCATTAACTGTTATTGCTGTTCTTCATGTGCTGGTACAAAAGTATTTTGATGTAAAAAGTGGCCATATCGCAAGTGAACATCGCCATTTGAATGAGCAATCAGAAACTGTGGCTGTAAGCGAAGAAAGCTCAGCGATTGCGCCTACCATCTACGCTATTTTACCGGTTATTCCTTTAGTGCTTATTTTTACATTCAGTAAATTAATGATAAGTAGCATTAAAATGGACGTGACTACTGCAATGCTCGTTTCTATTGTTATCACTCTAGGATTTGAATTTGTCCGTCGTGACAATGCTAAAGCGGTCGTTGATTCGATTCAAATATTCTTCGATGGGATGGGGCGTCAGTTTGCTAACGTCGTGACATTCATTGTTGCAGGCCAAGTTTTTGCGCAAGGTTTGAAAACCATTGGTGCCATCGATGTGATTGTAAATGCAGCCGAATCTGCTGGATTTAGCCCAGTACTTATGACGATTGTGATGGTCGCAATCATTATGGTTTCAGCTATTTTAATGGGGTCAGGTAATGCGGCATTTTTCTCGTTTGCCAATTTAGTTCCTGAAATCGCAGGTAAGATGGGCATTGCACCAGTGATGATGCTGTTACCGATGCAGTTTGTTGCCGGGATGAGTCGTAATATCTCACCAATCGCACCTAACATGGTTGCCATTGCGGGCGTTGCAGATGTCTCACCATTTGAACTTGCAAAAAGAACAACGATTCCAATGGTCGGCGGGATCCTCATCTCTGTATTTGTCAGTATCATTAGTTTTTAG